From the Halococcus salifodinae DSM 8989 genome, one window contains:
- a CDS encoding acylphosphatase, translating to MTDRTRAHVFVSGTVQGVYYRASTRDAAREEGVDGWVRNLDDGRVEAVFEGEADAVESMVEWCHTGSDAASVEDVDVEYADPEDESGFEIRR from the coding sequence GTGACGGATCGAACCCGCGCACACGTGTTCGTCTCTGGAACCGTGCAGGGAGTCTACTACCGCGCGAGCACCCGTGACGCCGCCCGTGAGGAGGGCGTCGACGGCTGGGTGCGAAACCTCGACGACGGTCGGGTCGAGGCGGTCTTCGAGGGCGAGGCGGACGCTGTCGAGTCGATGGTCGAGTGGTGTCACACGGGCAGCGATGCCGCCAGCGTCGAGGACGTTGATGTCGAATACGCCGACCCCGAGGACGAGTCGGGCTTCGAGATCCGGCGATAG